The Aeromonas encheleia genomic sequence GTTCAACCACTTGGACATGCAGGTGATCCACCAGGTCGTCGACAAGTTCATCGTCGAACTGCAGGTGCAGCTGGATGCCAAAGGCGTGTCACTCGAGGTATCGGAAGAGGTGCGCCACTGGTTGGCAGAGAAGGGTTATGACAGAGCCATGGGCGCCAGACCCATGGGACGGGTCATCCAGGAGCATCTCAAGAAACCCCTGGCCAATGAGATCCTGTTCGGTTCACTGGTCGATGGTGGGGTGGTGAGAGTGGAGTTGGTGAATAACAGCCTCAGCTTTGATTTTCAGGTCAATGTCGAAGCTGTTTCCCACTAAGCGTGATTGAGACCAGAAACGACAAAAAACCCCAACCGAGAGGCTGGGGTTTTTTGCTGAATTCCTGGCTTAGCGAGAGCGGAAAACAATACGTCCCTTGGAGAGATCGTACGGAGTCAGAGCCACCGTTACTTTGTCCCCAGTCAGGATACGGATGTAGTTTTTGCGCATCTTGCCGGAAATATGAGCGATAACCACGTGACCATTTTCCAGTTCCACACGGAACATGGTATTGGGCAGGGTCTCGAGAATAGTGCCCTGCATCTCAATACTGTCTTCTTTAGCCATTGAATCCTCTTGATAAGCCACAACAAAAATCCGCTGGATCATGCCGGATTTAAGGCTATGTGTAAAGTTTACTCGGGCTTGGTGTCGATCTTTTTCCATTCCCCCTGCACCAGCAGCTCGTGGGGCAGGTACTGGCGCTTGTAATTCATCTTGCGGCAGGCCTCCACCAGATAGCCGAGATACAGCCAGCTGCGACCGGTACGCTTGGCCAGTTCCAACTGACTCAGAATGGCAAAGGTGCCGAGGGAGCGGTCGGCATAGTCCGGATCGAAGAAGGTATACATGGCGCTCAGGGCATGGGGCAGCAGATCCGTGGTGGCCACCCCGATGAGCCGGCCCGCCTTGCGCATCTCAAGATAGAGGGGAGGCATCCAGTCACAATGCAGGAAGCCCTTGTACTGGGTACGGCTCGGTGGATACATGCTGCCATCGTGGTGGCGCTCGCGGATGTAGCGCTCGTAGAGCTGGTAGTACTCCGGCTTGTCGTCATAGCTCAGCACCAGTTCGAGATCCCGGTTCAGCTGACGGATCCGTTTCTGGCCACGGCTCGGCACGAAGTGCTCGCTGTGAATGCGCAGGGACTGGCAGGCGCTGCAGGCCGGGCAGTGGGGACGATAGATGTCGTTGCCACTGCGCCGAAACCCCGCCGTCAGCAGTCGCTCATAGCCTGCGGCATTGAGCAGCTCGTGATCCATCAGCACCAGCAACTGCTCCTGCTCATGGCCGAGATAGCTGCACGGGTGCCTGGGGGTCAGCCCTACCTTGAGGATCACTTCTTCGGTCATAGGCTGATGTCCCCCGGCTGCCAACACCCCTCGGTCAGCGGCTGCCGGGTGAGGGTGGCCAATTTCGTCAGAAAGCGCCTCCTGGGCCACTGCTCTATCCCCAGGGTGGCCAGGAAGTCGTTCTGCATCTGGCAGTCGATGAGGGCGCCGCCGTGGCGGGCGAAGTGGCGGCAGAGCGCCACCATGGCCAGTTTGGCACCGTTATCGATACGGCTGAACATGGACTCGCCGCAGAAGACCCGACCGAAGGAGAGGCCGTAGAGGCCGGCCTGCAGCTGACCCTCCTGCCAGATCTCGACGGAATGGGCGTGGCCGAGGCGATGAAGTTGTTGATAGGCGTCGATCATGGGCGTGCTTATCCAGGTTCCACTGGCGCTGCGACGGGGGGCGGCGCAGGCCACTATCACCTCATTAAAGGCGCGATCGATGGAAATATCGAATGAGGTGCGGCGGATAAACTTCTGCAGGCTGCGACCTATGTGCAGTCGCTCGGGTTCTACCACACCTCTGGGATCTGGCGACCACCACAGCGGCGGCTGGTAGGGCTCGTTCCACGGGAAGATCCCCTTGTGATAAGCTGCCAGCAGGCGGACAGGAGAGAGATCCCCCCCGATCGCCAGCAGCCCGTTGGGCTCTTCCAGCGCATGCCTGGGGTCGGGAAACCAGCACAGCTCATCATCCAGTTGGGTAAGATAGCGAGACATAAGACAGAGGTTCATAGATGAAGGCCATTATCCTGATAGTATCCAGCTTGCTTGGCTTTGTCACTGCACCCGCCTGGGCTGCGGCCTACGATCGCAACACGGCGCGCCCCGTGGATCAGGTGGTGTTTGGCCAGGTGGACACGGTGCGCAACATCACCCAGCGCCAGATAGTGGAGTCCGAGCATACCGGCTGGAAGACGCTGGGGGGCGCCGTGCTGGGAGGTTTGCTCGGCAATCAGTTCGGCGGTGGCCATGGCCGGGAGATCGCCACCGCGGTGGGCGCCTTGGCGGCTGCGGCTGCGGTGCAATATTACCAGTCGGGTGACAGCGTGGTGGAGAACAAGCTGGTGGAACTGCTTATCCGCA encodes the following:
- a CDS encoding glycine zipper 2TM domain-containing protein: MKAIILIVSSLLGFVTAPAWAAAYDRNTARPVDQVVFGQVDTVRNITQRQIVESEHTGWKTLGGAVLGGLLGNQFGGGHGREIATAVGALAAAAAVQYYQSGDSVVENKLVELLIRNEQSGLINVIQDYDPAMQFASGDKVRILYFSDGVRVDKTY
- a CDS encoding arginyltransferase translates to MTEEVILKVGLTPRHPCSYLGHEQEQLLVLMDHELLNAAGYERLLTAGFRRSGNDIYRPHCPACSACQSLRIHSEHFVPSRGQKRIRQLNRDLELVLSYDDKPEYYQLYERYIRERHHDGSMYPPSRTQYKGFLHCDWMPPLYLEMRKAGRLIGVATTDLLPHALSAMYTFFDPDYADRSLGTFAILSQLELAKRTGRSWLYLGYLVEACRKMNYKRQYLPHELLVQGEWKKIDTKPE
- the aat gene encoding leucyl/phenylalanyl-tRNA--protein transferase, whose product is MSRYLTQLDDELCWFPDPRHALEEPNGLLAIGGDLSPVRLLAAYHKGIFPWNEPYQPPLWWSPDPRGVVEPERLHIGRSLQKFIRRTSFDISIDRAFNEVIVACAAPRRSASGTWISTPMIDAYQQLHRLGHAHSVEIWQEGQLQAGLYGLSFGRVFCGESMFSRIDNGAKLAMVALCRHFARHGGALIDCQMQNDFLATLGIEQWPRRRFLTKLATLTRQPLTEGCWQPGDISL
- the infA gene encoding translation initiation factor IF-1, with translation MAKEDSIEMQGTILETLPNTMFRVELENGHVVIAHISGKMRKNYIRILTGDKVTVALTPYDLSKGRIVFRSR